A genomic region of Xanthomonas campestris pv. phormiicola contains the following coding sequences:
- a CDS encoding NeuD/PglB/VioB family sugar acetyltransferase produces the protein MTYSVLIVGAGGWGREVLEQMQGDVAHRKEWEVTGFLDSREHILDGFDTGVPIVGDPLTYVPRGNEAFVCAQGDPLERRKYIQPLLAKGAVFIPICTEAHLSRSVRLGTGCFLGNQVHVGPDVWIGDFANLLTWSVIGHDVRIGNYAHVGAQVFMGGGVQIGDFAVVHPRATLVPGVKVGEHAVVGTGAVVLKDVPAGATVFGNPAKIVFHKNIEMD, from the coding sequence GTGACCTATTCCGTGCTCATCGTCGGCGCGGGCGGCTGGGGCCGGGAGGTTCTCGAGCAAATGCAAGGTGATGTCGCGCACCGCAAGGAATGGGAAGTCACGGGGTTCCTGGACAGCCGCGAGCACATTCTCGATGGCTTCGATACTGGGGTACCCATCGTCGGCGACCCTTTGACATACGTGCCGCGTGGCAACGAGGCTTTTGTCTGCGCGCAAGGCGACCCACTGGAACGGCGTAAATACATTCAACCGCTGCTTGCAAAAGGGGCCGTATTCATCCCGATCTGCACCGAGGCGCACCTCAGTCGCAGCGTGCGTCTAGGCACAGGTTGCTTTCTCGGCAACCAAGTCCACGTCGGCCCCGATGTGTGGATCGGGGATTTTGCTAATCTGCTCACTTGGTCGGTGATTGGACACGACGTTCGTATTGGCAATTATGCTCATGTGGGAGCGCAGGTTTTCATGGGCGGCGGTGTACAAATAGGCGATTTCGCAGTCGTGCACCCGCGTGCCACCCTAGTGCCCGGCGTCAAGGTAGGTGAGCACGCTGTCGTCGGCACCGGTGCGGTCGTGCTGAAGGATGTGCCAGCGGGTGCCACGGTGTTCGGCAATCCGGCCAAGATCGTATTCCACAAGAACATCGAGATGGACTGA
- a CDS encoding DegT/DnrJ/EryC1/StrS family aminotransferase has product MPIPVTSPLLPPLDEFVPYLEKIWNSRILTNGGDMHAALERALCDYLGVNHIALLSNGTLALITALQALRIAGEVITTPYSFVATTHSLHWSGIRPVFVDIDPVTLSLDPAKIEAAITPQTTAIMPVHCYGNVCDTAAIQRIADIYNLRVIYDAAHAFGVRDQGGSILRHGDLSVLSFHATKVFNTFEGGAIVCPDQTTYRRIGYLKNFGIVDETTVVAPGINGKMNEVSAAFGLLQLKHIDAALEQRRRIDQQYRQLLAGITGIRCLPKDQKAATNHAYFPILVDAGYPLSRDALYQRLREQDVLARRYFYPLISDLPMYRSLPSAAPDNLPVARDIAQKVLCLPIYPGLEPADVEAIAQLIAHPS; this is encoded by the coding sequence ATGCCCATTCCCGTCACCAGTCCGCTGCTGCCTCCCCTGGACGAGTTCGTGCCGTACCTGGAGAAGATCTGGAACAGCCGCATCCTGACCAATGGCGGCGACATGCACGCGGCCTTGGAGCGTGCCCTATGTGACTACCTGGGCGTCAACCACATTGCCCTGCTCAGCAACGGGACCCTGGCGCTGATCACCGCCTTGCAAGCGCTGCGCATCGCCGGCGAAGTCATCACCACGCCCTACTCCTTCGTTGCCACCACCCATTCCCTGCATTGGAGCGGCATTCGCCCGGTCTTTGTCGATATCGACCCGGTGACCCTGAGCCTGGACCCGGCCAAGATCGAAGCGGCCATTACTCCCCAAACCACGGCGATCATGCCGGTGCATTGCTATGGCAACGTCTGCGATACCGCGGCCATCCAGCGCATTGCCGATATCTACAACCTGCGCGTGATCTATGACGCAGCCCATGCCTTTGGGGTTCGCGATCAGGGTGGTTCGATCCTGCGCCATGGCGATTTGAGCGTTTTGAGCTTCCATGCGACCAAGGTGTTCAATACCTTCGAAGGCGGCGCTATCGTCTGCCCGGACCAGACCACCTATCGCCGCATCGGCTACCTGAAGAATTTCGGCATCGTCGACGAGACCACCGTGGTCGCCCCCGGGATCAATGGCAAGATGAATGAGGTCAGCGCCGCCTTCGGACTGCTGCAGCTCAAGCATATCGACGCAGCGCTGGAACAGCGGCGCCGGATCGACCAGCAATATCGGCAGCTGCTGGCCGGCATCACCGGCATCCGCTGCCTGCCCAAGGACCAGAAGGCCGCAACCAACCATGCGTACTTCCCGATCCTGGTGGATGCGGGCTATCCACTATCGCGTGACGCGCTCTACCAGCGTCTTCGGGAACAGGATGTACTGGCCCGCCGCTATTTCTACCCATTGATCAGTGACCTGCCGATGTATCGCAGCCTGCCCTCGGCTGCGCCGGACAACCTGCCGGTCGCACGCGACATCGCGCAGAAGGTTCTCTGCCTGCCGATCTATCCTGGCCTGGAGCCCGCCGACGTCGAGGCAATCGCGCAGTTGATCGCCCATCCCAGCTGA
- a CDS encoding SDR family oxidoreductase, producing MSNAAQRAFSLTGKTILVTGASSGIGRQIADSCARRGARLVITGRDADRLQETYNLLKGQGHLQVLADLTKAEGRERLVQGISSIDGLVHCAGRQRLSPIRQLTEKLMTDIYEVNFLAPVMLTQRLLQANALAPESSIVFMLSTAAHIGTPGVGPYSAMKSALLGIIRCLSMEQAKRKIRVNGMSPSAVVTPIWDASHLEAQRKRHPLGLGTPEDVANAAIYLLSDASRWVTGTSLVMDGGAVL from the coding sequence ATGAGTAACGCGGCGCAACGAGCTTTTTCGCTGACTGGCAAGACCATCCTTGTCACAGGTGCTTCATCAGGCATCGGCAGGCAAATCGCCGATTCCTGCGCGCGGCGCGGGGCGCGCTTGGTCATCACCGGACGGGATGCAGACCGCCTTCAGGAAACCTACAACTTGTTAAAAGGCCAAGGACACCTCCAGGTGCTGGCCGACCTGACCAAAGCCGAAGGCCGTGAACGACTGGTGCAGGGCATTTCCAGCATAGATGGCTTGGTACACTGCGCTGGCAGGCAGCGCTTGAGCCCCATCCGGCAATTGACCGAGAAGCTCATGACCGATATCTATGAGGTCAATTTCCTGGCACCTGTCATGCTCACCCAGCGGCTGTTGCAGGCAAACGCTCTCGCGCCTGAAAGTTCCATCGTCTTCATGCTCTCCACTGCGGCCCATATCGGAACGCCCGGGGTAGGACCATATTCGGCCATGAAGTCAGCCCTGCTCGGCATCATCCGCTGCCTGTCCATGGAGCAGGCCAAACGCAAGATCCGGGTCAATGGCATGTCTCCCTCTGCAGTCGTGACGCCCATCTGGGACGCAAGCCATTTGGAAGCACAGCGAAAACGCCATCCGCTCGGATTAGGCACCCCAGAGGACGTAGCGAACGCTGCGATCTATCTCTTGTCCGACGCCAGCCGCTGGGTAACCGGGACGAGTTTGGTGATGGACGGTGGGGCCGTCCTGTGA
- a CDS encoding SDR family oxidoreductase: MSAERDPFSLEGKRVLVTGASSGIGRQIAITCSQMGARVVITGRNAERLQATFNQLEGQGHTQVVADLAVQEGIDRVVGASGVINGLAHAAGMSKLTPFRMIGHAHLDETFASNTYAPMLLTRGLLAKKQIAPGGSLLFIASIASHIGPLASSAYAASKSALLGMMRSLGMEVAKQGMRANCIAPGYVRTPLLDGLQGSGGNMDSLFELTPLGMGEPEDVAYAAVFYLSDASRWITRNHFILDGGFSVPMDIYA; this comes from the coding sequence ATGAGCGCCGAGCGCGATCCATTTTCCCTGGAAGGCAAGCGCGTCCTAGTGACTGGCGCTTCATCGGGTATTGGTCGACAAATTGCCATCACTTGCTCACAAATGGGAGCGCGCGTCGTCATCACCGGGCGCAACGCCGAGCGGTTGCAAGCCACATTCAACCAACTGGAAGGCCAAGGCCACACGCAAGTCGTGGCGGACTTGGCGGTACAGGAAGGCATTGACCGCGTAGTGGGTGCGAGCGGTGTCATCAACGGCTTGGCGCACGCAGCCGGCATGTCCAAGCTGACGCCCTTTCGAATGATTGGCCATGCGCACCTGGACGAGACATTTGCAAGCAACACCTACGCCCCCATGCTACTGACTCGAGGCCTACTGGCGAAAAAGCAGATCGCGCCGGGCGGCTCCCTGCTATTCATTGCCTCAATTGCCTCGCATATCGGCCCGTTGGCTAGCAGCGCCTACGCTGCCAGCAAAAGCGCCCTGCTGGGCATGATGCGCTCGCTGGGTATGGAAGTAGCCAAGCAAGGCATGCGCGCCAACTGCATCGCACCGGGTTATGTACGCACTCCCTTGCTGGATGGCTTGCAGGGAAGCGGCGGCAATATGGACAGTCTGTTTGAATTGACCCCACTTGGCATGGGCGAGCCAGAAGACGTGGCTTACGCAGCAGTGTTCTATCTTTCAGATGCCAGCCGCTGGATTACGCGCAACCACTTCATTCTTGATGGCGGTTTTTCTGTACCGATGGACATCTACGCATGA
- a CDS encoding response regulator transcription factor: MNKLSVLLVDDHEGFINAAMRHFRKLDWMEVIGSAANGLEAIERSESLRPQVVLMDLAMPEMGGLQATRLIKTQDQAPYIVIASHFDDAEHREHAMRAGADNFVSKLSYIQEVMPILEGLRTEGVPA, from the coding sequence ATGAACAAATTGTCCGTACTTCTGGTCGACGACCACGAAGGTTTCATCAACGCCGCGATGCGCCACTTCCGCAAGCTCGACTGGATGGAAGTGATCGGCAGCGCCGCCAACGGCCTGGAGGCGATCGAACGCTCCGAGTCGCTGCGCCCGCAGGTGGTGCTGATGGATCTGGCCATGCCCGAAATGGGCGGCCTGCAGGCCACGCGCCTGATCAAGACCCAGGACCAGGCCCCGTACATCGTGATCGCCAGCCACTTCGACGATGCCGAGCACCGCGAGCACGCCATGCGCGCCGGTGCCGACAACTTCGTCAGCAAGCTGTCCTACATCCAGGAAGTGATGCCGATCCTGGAGGGCTTACGCACAGAGGGAGTACCGGCATGA
- a CDS encoding ketoacyl-ACP synthase III, which translates to MGLSTLSNVRFAGMASCVPKRIISNLTDCPPKMRSERERLVRNIGIEFRRICPSWQTFSDLALIATERLLAELQWYKEEIDALIVVTQSPDYPIPSTAIIMQHRLQLPQTTIAFDVNLGCSGYPFGLHLIGSMIAAGTIKKALLLVGDRSATLLDPLFSDAGTATALEFDKNAPPMHFDLNSDGSGYRAIMLPVGGHREPYGHQHIAPTRDENGVLHWPGELILDGPAVLSFSTQRVPPAVERLLEYSGVAKDSVDFFVFHQANKMINETIRKKLALPTEKVPSTLRDFGNTSGASLPVTMTVRLNDTLVKARHRLLLAGFGIGLSWGTAIVDVENAVFPALIEA; encoded by the coding sequence ATGGGACTGTCCACTCTTAGCAATGTCCGTTTTGCGGGCATGGCGAGTTGCGTGCCCAAGCGGATCATTTCCAACCTGACCGATTGCCCGCCGAAGATGCGCTCAGAACGCGAGCGTCTGGTGCGTAACATCGGCATCGAGTTTCGTCGCATCTGCCCAAGCTGGCAGACGTTTTCCGATCTGGCGCTCATCGCCACGGAAAGGCTGCTTGCAGAGCTGCAATGGTACAAGGAAGAAATCGATGCACTGATTGTCGTGACGCAATCACCCGACTACCCCATCCCGTCCACGGCCATCATCATGCAGCACCGGCTGCAATTGCCGCAGACCACTATCGCCTTTGATGTCAATCTTGGCTGCTCCGGCTATCCCTTTGGCCTGCACCTGATTGGCAGCATGATTGCGGCGGGAACCATCAAAAAAGCGCTTCTGCTGGTCGGCGACCGCTCCGCCACACTTCTGGATCCATTGTTCTCCGACGCGGGCACCGCCACGGCGCTGGAGTTCGACAAAAATGCGCCACCCATGCATTTCGACTTGAACAGCGACGGTAGCGGCTACCGGGCCATCATGTTACCGGTGGGTGGACATCGTGAGCCTTACGGACACCAGCATATCGCTCCCACACGTGACGAAAACGGTGTGCTGCACTGGCCAGGTGAACTCATTCTGGATGGTCCGGCCGTATTGAGTTTCTCGACCCAGCGTGTGCCGCCAGCGGTGGAAAGATTGCTTGAGTATTCTGGCGTTGCTAAGGACAGCGTTGATTTCTTCGTTTTCCATCAGGCCAACAAAATGATCAACGAAACCATCCGCAAGAAGTTGGCGCTGCCGACAGAGAAAGTGCCGTCAACTCTGCGAGACTTCGGCAATACCAGTGGCGCTTCCCTGCCCGTCACCATGACCGTCCGCCTGAACGATACGCTGGTCAAGGCCAGGCACCGCTTGTTACTTGCCGGCTTTGGTATTGGCCTGTCCTGGGGCACGGCAATCGTTGACGTCGAGAACGCAGTCTTTCCAGCACTGATCGAAGCATGA
- a CDS encoding acyl carrier protein, producing MSQQKFIEDFLSATDFQDPVEVTMDTVLADLPEWDSLSALGVIVMFDVDYGKVITGEDLKNCATLNDLHKLLG from the coding sequence ATGAGTCAACAGAAATTCATCGAGGACTTTCTCTCCGCTACCGACTTTCAGGATCCGGTGGAGGTCACCATGGACACCGTCCTGGCTGACTTGCCTGAGTGGGATTCGCTCTCAGCGTTGGGGGTAATCGTCATGTTCGACGTGGATTACGGAAAGGTCATTACCGGCGAAGATCTCAAGAACTGCGCCACCCTAAACGATCTTCACAAACTGCTGGGGTAA
- a CDS encoding sigma-54 dependent transcriptional regulator yields MSESRILVIDDDAVRAERTVSLLEFMDLNPRWVTDVADVNPGRHRQSEWMAILVGGLDDQAQADAFFGWVARSPLPPPVLLLNGEAQAFAQRHGLHEANVWQLEAPLRHAQLETLLRRASLKRLDAEHQAGAVQDSGPTGNSAAVVRLRRLIDQVAAFDTTVLVLGESGTGKEVVARAIHQQSPRRDGPFVAINCGAIPPDLLESELFGHEKGSFTGALSARKGRFEMAEGGTLLLDEIGDMSLPMQVKLLRVLQERSFERVGGNVTIRCNVRVIAATHRNLEERIAGNQFREDLFYRLNVFPIEMPALRERSDDLPALVNTIAAQLARTGRGEVRFSEEALQALRGYDWPGNVRELTNLVERLAVLHPSGLVRVQDLPARYRGDFASSIDVSAPPAPIATPDPRRMPNVVDLHVGPKAFADPSEVAAQTASTLPESGLDLRGHMANIELALINEALERTQGVVAHAAQLLGLRRTTLVEKLRKYGIDRDQTELAG; encoded by the coding sequence ATGAGCGAATCGCGCATCCTGGTGATCGATGACGACGCGGTCCGTGCCGAACGTACGGTGAGCCTGCTCGAGTTCATGGACCTCAATCCGCGGTGGGTGACCGACGTGGCCGACGTCAACCCCGGCCGCCACCGGCAGAGCGAGTGGATGGCGATCCTGGTCGGCGGACTCGACGACCAGGCCCAGGCCGACGCGTTCTTCGGCTGGGTCGCGCGCAGTCCGCTGCCGCCGCCTGTGCTGCTGCTCAACGGCGAGGCGCAGGCATTCGCGCAGCGCCACGGCCTGCACGAGGCCAACGTGTGGCAGCTGGAAGCGCCGCTGCGCCACGCGCAGCTGGAAACCCTGCTGCGCCGCGCCAGCCTCAAGCGCCTGGACGCCGAGCACCAGGCCGGCGCGGTGCAGGACAGCGGCCCGACCGGCAACAGCGCCGCGGTGGTGCGGCTGCGGCGGCTGATCGACCAGGTCGCCGCGTTCGACACCACCGTGCTGGTGCTGGGCGAGTCCGGGACCGGCAAGGAAGTGGTCGCGCGCGCGATCCACCAGCAGTCGCCGCGCCGCGACGGCCCGTTCGTGGCGATCAACTGCGGCGCGATCCCGCCGGACCTGCTGGAAAGCGAACTGTTCGGCCACGAGAAAGGCTCCTTCACCGGCGCGCTGTCCGCGCGCAAGGGCCGTTTCGAGATGGCCGAGGGCGGCACCCTGCTGCTGGACGAGATCGGCGACATGAGCCTGCCGATGCAGGTCAAGCTGCTGCGCGTGCTGCAGGAACGCAGCTTCGAGCGGGTCGGCGGCAACGTCACCATCCGCTGCAACGTGCGCGTGATCGCCGCCACCCACCGCAACCTGGAAGAGCGCATCGCCGGCAACCAGTTCCGCGAGGACCTGTTCTACCGGCTCAACGTGTTCCCGATCGAGATGCCGGCGCTGCGCGAGCGCAGCGACGACCTGCCGGCGCTGGTCAACACCATCGCCGCGCAGCTGGCGCGTACCGGGCGCGGCGAAGTGCGCTTCTCCGAGGAAGCCCTGCAGGCGCTGCGCGGCTACGACTGGCCGGGCAACGTGCGCGAGTTGACCAACCTGGTCGAGCGCCTGGCGGTACTGCATCCCAGCGGCCTGGTGCGGGTGCAGGACCTGCCGGCGCGCTACCGCGGCGACTTCGCCTCCTCGATCGACGTGTCGGCGCCGCCGGCGCCGATCGCCACGCCGGATCCGCGCCGCATGCCCAACGTGGTCGACCTGCACGTCGGCCCCAAGGCGTTCGCCGATCCGTCCGAAGTGGCGGCGCAGACCGCATCGACGCTGCCGGAAAGCGGCCTGGACCTGCGCGGGCACATGGCCAACATCGAGTTGGCGCTGATCAACGAAGCGCTGGAGCGCACCCAGGGCGTGGTCGCGCATGCGGCGCAGCTGCTGGGCCTGCGGCGCACCACGCTGGTGGAGAAACTGCGCAAGTACGGCATCGACCGCGACCAGACCGAACTGGCCGGCTGA